The following proteins are co-located in the Oncorhynchus gorbuscha isolate QuinsamMale2020 ecotype Even-year linkage group LG22, OgorEven_v1.0, whole genome shotgun sequence genome:
- the tmub1 gene encoding transmembrane and ubiquitin-like domain-containing protein 1 produces the protein MALIEGVGDEVTLLFGAVLLLLVLVIAWASTHTAEPPENLFTTPPTSSSSSSVSASLQLRTAPSDPHPAPNNITTNDSDSSELPPTTTTLVSLTPPLGEEGKAEAGGQIPEVGGERGVEGAGGESSLLEEEGSGFRSDGVRHREGVGGGQAGAGPSPSPSFPTPSPLDSASSDSHFPDVDTTAAAERNMVLRLKFLNDTERMAQVKPEDTIGYIKRTYFAGQEHQVRLIYQGQLLQDDGQTLASLNLSDNCVLHCHISQHATRAAPAGARAADQVHVALNVGSLMVPLFVLMLSVLWYFQIQYRQFFTAPATASLVGITIFFSFVAFAVYRR, from the exons ATGGCTCTAATCGAGGGGGTGGGGGACGAGGTCACCCTGCTCTTTGGGGCGGTCCTCCTGCTGCTGGTACTGGTGATTGCCTGGGCCTCCACGCACACGGCCGAGCCCCCCGAAAACCTCTTCACAACACCCCctacctcatcctcctcctcttcagtctctgcctccctccagcTCCGGACCGCCCCCTCTGATCCGCACCCGGCTCCCAATAACATCACCACCAATGACAGCGACAGTTCGGAGTTGCCACCTACCACAACCACTCTGGTCAGCCTGACCCCACCTTTGGGGGAGGAAGGTAAGGCAGAGGCGGGAGGACAGATTCCTGAGGTGGGTGGAGAAAGGGGAGTAGagggggcaggtggagagagcagCCTTCTGGAAGAAGAGGGGTCGGGCTTCAGGAGTGATGGTGTGAGACACCGAGAGGGCGTCGGAGGTGGCCAGGCTGGAGCcggcccctctccttccccttctttcCCCACCCCGAGTCCACTAGACAGTGCCTCAAGTGACAGCCACTTCCCTGATGTGGATACTACTGCCGCTGCCGAGAGGAACATGGTCTTGCGTCTTAAGTTCCTCAACGACACAGAGAGGATGGCCCAGGTCAAGCCTGAGGACACCATTGGTTACATCAAAAG GACCTACTTCGCCGGTCAAGAGCACCAGGTGCGCCTCATCTACCAGGGCCAGCTGCTACAGGATGATGGCCAGACACTGGCCTCGTTAAACCTGTCTGACAACTGCGTCTTGCACTGCCACATCTCCCAGCACGCCACCAGGGCAGCACCAGCAGGGGCCCGGGCTGCCGACCAGGTCCACGTGGCCCTCAACGTGGGCAGCCTCATGGTGCCCCTGTTTGTGCTCATGCTGTCTGTGCTCTGGTACTTCCAGATACAGTACCGTCAATTCTTCACCGCGCCCGCCACCGCGTCACTGGTGGGCATCACCATTTTCTTTAGCTTTGTGGCGTTTGCGGTCTATCGCCGCTGA